From a single Sinomonas atrocyanea genomic region:
- a CDS encoding DEAD/DEAH box helicase, whose protein sequence is MTPLSLAGQHPGTGGGALPLVDVAGMVARIGAAAMSRAHAYARDGRVENLAWHPDISEMTAQVFGTAEEPYEVGVYLKPQQATYRYAGGWCTCPIAADCKHIGAVVLAANTQRLRAEASQQSAARTAEPAWKGELRRIINPAGERHVHGRSGRLGLQFELRDVEARLGGRFARSGARRRGEHRLGMRPVEYNPATGRWLRGDLSWSRFGRPDHVGDFYTPHFELLRELQALRLGTGSGYWNGNDPWLYLDEFTSPLLWTLLGAAAPLGLELVAARRGTGVTLADGTAAVGLEALPGEDDPAALRLVPTLAVDGVALPMERAGTIADHGAYAIVRTGADGELIILAQSESRLGERERALLGTPGGVEIPAADRESFLAEFYPDLARSVTITADDAVDLPPVEPPLLVLTASFGPRDELRLAWHWEYPTGDAVRQLPLAAVPGEGLHRDEAAEEGTLQRVAEALADSPLAGALVGPARLEDLDTADFAERTLPALERLDGVAVRIEGTKPDYRRLEGAPQLVLSAVESEKNDWFDLGLMVKIEDRSIPFQDIFTALARGRDKVLMPDKTWFRIDTPEIRRLKRIIDESHELREWRIEGPPAKRPPRLSVYQAGLWDEISELAGETVEPARWKQTVEGLLDPRALDPVPVPGGLAATLRPYQDEGFQWLAFLHRHGLGGVLADDMGLGKTLQTLALILHARDTAPAPQPGAAEPDAAAKPPFLVLAPTSVVPNWEAEAGRFAPGLRTVALTDTQGKSGTPVAASADGADIVVTSYALFRLDFEAYAALDWSGLIMDEAQFLKNRATKVHQCARDLETPFKLALTGTPLENNLMELWSLFAIVSPGLFPAASHFAQDFARPIEKGGDADRLARLRRRVRPLMLRRTKEAVATELPEKFEQRLDVELSPKHRSLYQQYLQREREKVLGLVEDLDRHRFIVFRSLTLLRLMALDPALVDDSHEGVMPAKLDALLEQLDDVVAEGHRALVFSQFTSFLKKAAERLDAAGIAYEYLDGSTRRRGEVVSRFKEGEAPVFLISLKAGGFGLNLTEADYCFLLDPWWNPAAEAQAVDRAHRIGQSRRVMTYRLVAKGTIEEKVMELKEKKAALFSSVVDDDAMFSSSLTAEDVRGLLA, encoded by the coding sequence ATGACACCCCTCTCCCTCGCTGGCCAGCACCCTGGCACCGGCGGCGGAGCCCTGCCCCTCGTGGACGTCGCCGGAATGGTCGCCAGGATCGGAGCGGCGGCCATGTCCCGGGCCCATGCCTACGCCAGGGACGGACGGGTCGAGAACCTGGCCTGGCACCCCGACATCAGCGAGATGACGGCCCAGGTCTTCGGCACGGCAGAGGAGCCATACGAGGTCGGCGTCTACCTCAAGCCCCAGCAGGCCACCTACCGCTACGCCGGCGGATGGTGCACCTGCCCCATCGCGGCGGACTGCAAGCACATCGGCGCGGTGGTGCTCGCGGCCAATACCCAGCGGCTCCGCGCCGAGGCGTCCCAGCAGAGCGCCGCGCGGACGGCCGAACCGGCCTGGAAGGGCGAGCTGCGGCGCATCATCAACCCCGCCGGCGAGCGCCACGTGCACGGGCGTTCGGGCCGGCTCGGGCTCCAGTTCGAGCTCCGCGACGTAGAGGCGCGCCTGGGCGGCCGCTTCGCCCGGTCCGGTGCCCGCCGACGCGGTGAGCACCGGCTCGGCATGCGTCCGGTCGAGTACAACCCGGCCACCGGCCGATGGCTGCGCGGGGACCTCTCCTGGAGCCGGTTCGGCCGGCCCGACCACGTCGGCGACTTCTACACGCCCCATTTCGAGCTCCTCCGCGAGCTGCAGGCGTTGCGCCTCGGGACGGGGTCGGGCTACTGGAACGGCAACGATCCCTGGCTGTACCTGGACGAGTTCACGAGCCCGCTGCTGTGGACGCTGCTCGGCGCCGCGGCCCCGCTCGGGCTCGAGCTGGTTGCCGCCCGGCGCGGGACCGGCGTCACGCTCGCGGACGGGACCGCCGCCGTCGGCCTCGAGGCCCTCCCCGGGGAGGATGACCCGGCCGCGCTCCGGCTCGTGCCGACCCTCGCGGTCGACGGCGTCGCCCTGCCCATGGAGCGCGCCGGGACGATCGCCGACCACGGCGCCTATGCGATCGTGCGCACCGGCGCGGACGGGGAGCTGATCATCCTCGCGCAGTCCGAGTCGCGGCTCGGCGAGCGCGAGCGCGCGCTCCTGGGAACCCCGGGCGGGGTGGAGATCCCGGCCGCGGACCGGGAGTCGTTCCTCGCGGAGTTCTACCCCGATCTCGCCCGCTCGGTCACCATCACCGCCGACGACGCCGTGGACCTCCCGCCCGTCGAGCCTCCCCTCCTCGTGCTCACCGCGAGCTTCGGGCCGCGGGACGAGCTGCGGCTCGCCTGGCACTGGGAGTACCCGACGGGCGACGCCGTCCGGCAGCTGCCGCTCGCGGCGGTCCCCGGGGAGGGCCTCCACCGGGACGAGGCCGCCGAGGAGGGCACGCTCCAGCGCGTGGCGGAGGCCCTCGCCGACAGCCCGCTCGCGGGGGCGTTGGTCGGGCCTGCCCGCCTTGAGGACCTCGACACGGCGGACTTCGCCGAACGCACCCTTCCGGCCCTCGAGCGCCTCGACGGCGTCGCCGTGCGCATCGAGGGGACCAAGCCGGACTACCGGCGCCTCGAGGGCGCCCCGCAGCTCGTGCTCAGCGCTGTCGAGTCCGAGAAAAACGACTGGTTCGACCTCGGCCTCATGGTCAAGATCGAGGACCGGAGCATCCCCTTCCAGGACATCTTCACGGCCCTGGCGCGCGGGCGGGACAAGGTCCTGATGCCGGACAAGACCTGGTTCCGGATCGACACCCCGGAGATCCGCCGGCTCAAGCGGATCATCGACGAATCCCACGAGCTGCGCGAATGGCGCATCGAGGGGCCGCCGGCGAAGAGGCCCCCGCGGCTGAGCGTCTACCAGGCGGGGCTGTGGGACGAGATCTCCGAGCTCGCGGGCGAGACGGTCGAACCGGCCCGGTGGAAGCAGACGGTCGAGGGGCTGCTCGACCCGCGCGCCCTCGACCCGGTGCCCGTGCCCGGCGGGCTCGCGGCCACCCTGCGCCCGTACCAGGACGAGGGCTTCCAGTGGCTCGCGTTCCTGCACCGGCACGGCCTCGGCGGGGTGCTCGCCGACGACATGGGCCTCGGCAAGACGCTTCAGACCCTCGCCCTGATCCTGCATGCGCGCGACACCGCCCCCGCCCCGCAGCCGGGCGCAGCGGAGCCGGACGCCGCGGCGAAGCCCCCGTTCCTGGTCCTCGCGCCCACCTCCGTGGTGCCGAACTGGGAGGCGGAGGCCGGGCGGTTCGCCCCGGGGCTGCGCACGGTGGCCCTGACGGACACCCAGGGGAAGTCCGGCACGCCGGTGGCCGCGTCCGCGGACGGGGCGGACATCGTGGTCACGAGCTACGCCCTCTTCCGCCTCGACTTCGAGGCCTACGCCGCGCTCGACTGGTCCGGGCTCATCATGGACGAGGCGCAGTTCCTCAAAAACCGCGCCACGAAGGTTCACCAGTGCGCCCGTGACCTCGAGACCCCCTTCAAGCTCGCCCTGACGGGCACCCCGCTCGAGAACAACCTCATGGAGCTGTGGTCCCTGTTCGCGATCGTGTCGCCAGGGCTGTTCCCGGCCGCCAGCCACTTCGCACAGGACTTCGCCAGGCCCATCGAGAAGGGCGGAGACGCCGACCGGCTGGCGAGGCTCCGCCGTCGGGTGCGCCCCCTCATGCTGCGCCGCACCAAGGAGGCGGTCGCCACTGAGCTGCCCGAGAAGTTCGAGCAGCGCCTCGACGTCGAGCTCTCCCCCAAGCACCGTTCCCTCTACCAGCAGTACCTGCAGCGGGAGCGGGAGAAGGTCCTGGGCCTGGTCGAGGACCTGGACCGCCATCGGTTCATCGTGTTCCGCTCCCTGACCCTCCTGCGGCTCATGGCTCTGGACCCCGCGCTCGTGGACGACTCGCACGAGGGCGTGATGCCCGCGAAGCTCGATGCCCTGCTCGAGCAGCTCGACGACGTGGTGGCCGAGGGGCACCGCGCCCTGGTGTTCAGCCAGTTCACCTCGTTCCTGAAGAAGGCCGCCGAACGGCTCGATGCCGCGGGGATCGCCTACGAGTACCTGGACGGCTCGACCCGGCGCCGCGGCGAGGTGGTCTCCCGGTTCAAGGAGGGCGAGGCCCCGGTGTTCCTCATCTCGCTCAAGGCCGGGGGGTTCGGGCTGAACCTCACAGAGGCGGACTACTGCTTCCTCCTCGACCCGTGGTGGAACCCCGCGGCCGAGGCGCAGGCGGTGGACCGGGCGCACCGGATTGGACAGTCCCGGAGGGTGATGACGTATCGTCTGGTGGCCAAGGGCACCATCGAGGAGAAGGTGATGGAGCTCAAGGAGAAGAAGGCCGCACTGTTCTCCTCCGTGGTGGACGACGACGCGATGTTCTCCTCGAGCCTCACCGCCGAGGACGTCCGCGGTCTCCTCGCCTAG